The DNA segment TCGTCCGCACGGCGCCGCACAACCAGACCGTGCACCACACCCACCACGACGACCTCGACGACCCCGAGCGCTGGGCGGTCACGTGGCGCGCGTACCGCCGCAAGTACCCGGACGCCGTCGGGGCCTGAGGTGATCGGGCTCGTCGTCAACCCCGTCGCCGGTGTCGGCGGACCCGCGGGGCTCGCCGGGAGCGACGGCGAGGAGGTGCAGCGCCGCGCGGGCGAGCGCGGCGCGCACCCCCGTGCCGGCGAGCGGGCCGCCGCGGCCCTCTCGGTTCTCGCCGCCGCGAGACCGGAGGAACTCGTCGTCACCGTCGCCGGTCCGATGGGTGAGGACGCGGTCCGCGACGCGGGGCTCCGCCCCGTCGTCGTGTGGCATCCGCCCGCCGCGACGACGGCGACCGACACGACGGACGCCGCACGGGCCCTCGTCGACGCCGGCGCCGACCTCCTGCTGTTCGCGGGCGGCGACGGCACCGCGCGCGACGTGGCATCCGGTCTGCCGGAGGGCGTCGCCGCGCTCGGCATCCCGGCGGGCGTGAAGATGTACTCGCCGGTGTTCGCCGTCGGGCCCCGCGCCGCGGGATCGCTCGCGGCGGCGTGGCGGGGCGAAGGGAGCCTCCCCGTGGTCGATCGCGAGGTGCTCGACGTCGACGAGTCGCAGCTGCGTCGCGCGCGCGTCGAACCCCGCCTGTACGGAACCCTCCGCGTGCCCTATCGTGCCGGCCGCACGCAGGCGCGCAAGGCGGCCACGCCGGCCGACGAACGCGCGGCCGTGCGGCTCGCGGCCAGGGGAGCGGCGGCGCGCCTGCGGCCCGGTATCCGCTACCTGCTCGGACCCGGCGGCACGATGGCGGAGCTCGCTCGCGAACTCGGCGTGCCGAAGACGCCGCTCGGCGTCGACGTCGTGCTCGACGGGCGCGTCGTCGCGGCCGCCGCGTCGGAGCGCGACCTGCTCGAGCAGGTCGCGCAGGGGCCCTCGCAGGCCGTCGTCTCCATCATCGGAGGCCAGGGATTCCTGCTCGGCCGAGGCAACCAGCAGCTCTCCGCGCGCGTCATCGACGCGCTCGGCGACGAGCCCGTCATGGTCGTCGCGCCCGAGCAGAAGCTCATCGACCTCGGCGGGCGGCCGCTGCTCGTCGACACCGGCGACCCTGTCGTCGACACCCGGCTCGCCGGATTCGCCAGGGTCGTCACCGGCCCCGGCACCACCAGCATCTACCCGGTCCACGCACCGGAGAACGAAGGAGCGCTCCATGCGACTTGAGAACAAGCAGGCCATCGTGACCGGCGGCGCGGGCGGCATCGGCCGCGCGACCGCGAAGGCGCTCGCCGAGCAGGGCGCCGCAGTGGCCGTCGTCGACCTCGACGGCGACGCGGCCGAGGCGGTCGCGGCCGAGATCCGCGACGCCGGCGGCACCGCCATCGCGATCCGAGCGGATGTCTCGAGCGAAGCCGACATCGAACGCGTCGTCCGCACGACCGTCGCCGAGTTCGGCGGCGTGAACGTCGTCTTCAACAACGCCGGCATCATCCGCCGCACGACCGTGCTCGAGACGAGCGTCGAGGAGTGGGACCGCGTGTTCGGCGTGAACGTGCGCTCGATCTTCCTCATGTGCAAGCACGTCGTGCCGATCATGGCCGCCGCGGGCGGCGGGTCGATCGTGAACACCGGTTCCGGGTGGGGCCTCAAGGGCGGCGGGCAGGCGATCTCGTACTGCGCGTCGAAGGGCGCCGTCGTCAACATGACGCGCGCGCTCGCGATCGACCACGGCCCGCAGGGCATCCGGGTCAACTCGGTCAACCCCGGCGACGTGAACACCGGCATGCTGCGCGACGAGGCGAGCCAGCTCGGCCAGGACGCGAACGCCTTCCTCGCCGAGGCCGCCGACCGCCCGCTGCGGCGCATGGGCGAACCGCGCGAGATCGCCTCGGCGGTGGTGTGGCTCGCGAGCGACGAGTCGAGCTACGTGACCGGATCGGCGCTCGTCGTGGACGGCGGCGGGATCGCGTAGTACGGGGCGCGCGCCCGGCCGGTCGGCCCGGCCGGGCGCGCGCGGGCCCCGCGTGGCGCGGGCGGGCCGACGCTCAGCGCCCCCCGAACTCCTCGTCGTCGTCCTCGGGGTCTGCGACCTCCTCCATGACGAACTCGACGTCGTCGTCGCCGACGCCCTCCGCTTCGAGCTCTTCCTCGTACTCGATCTCGGCGTCGCGGCCGCGACTGAAATGACCCCCGAGCGGGTCGATGAAGCTGGTCATGCCCTTCCCCCCTCCGACCCGTTCCGCCGGTCGGACGGATCGCGTGCCCTCAGGCTAGTCCCGAGGGCACGCACGGGGAACCGTCGCGTGGCTCAGGCGGCCGACCAGCCGCCGTCGGACGCCAGCACGACGCCGTTGATGTTCACGCCGTCGTCCGAGAGCAGGAAGGTGATCGACGCGGCGAGGGCCTCGGCCTCGGCGGCATCCGGCAGCACGGCCATCGCCTGGCGCACGCGCTGCGCGCCGAGCGGCGACGCGAAGGTCGCCTCGATGTTCGTGATGGTCGGGCCGGGGGCCACGGCGTTCACCCGGAGCCCGCTCGGGCCGTACATGAACGCGGTGGACTTGGTCAGGCCCACGACGGCGTGCTTCGAGGTGGTGTAGGCCACGCCCGCGGCCGATCCGCGGAGGGCGGCCTCGGAGGCGGTGTTCACGATCGAGCCGAAAC comes from the Agromyces marinus genome and includes:
- a CDS encoding SDR family NAD(P)-dependent oxidoreductase, producing MRLENKQAIVTGGAGGIGRATAKALAEQGAAVAVVDLDGDAAEAVAAEIRDAGGTAIAIRADVSSEADIERVVRTTVAEFGGVNVVFNNAGIIRRTTVLETSVEEWDRVFGVNVRSIFLMCKHVVPIMAAAGGGSIVNTGSGWGLKGGGQAISYCASKGAVVNMTRALAIDHGPQGIRVNSVNPGDVNTGMLRDEASQLGQDANAFLAEAADRPLRRMGEPREIASAVVWLASDESSYVTGSALVVDGGGIA
- a CDS encoding ATP-NAD kinase family protein, whose translation is MIGLVVNPVAGVGGPAGLAGSDGEEVQRRAGERGAHPRAGERAAAALSVLAAARPEELVVTVAGPMGEDAVRDAGLRPVVVWHPPAATTATDTTDAARALVDAGADLLLFAGGDGTARDVASGLPEGVAALGIPAGVKMYSPVFAVGPRAAGSLAAAWRGEGSLPVVDREVLDVDESQLRRARVEPRLYGTLRVPYRAGRTQARKAATPADERAAVRLAARGAAARLRPGIRYLLGPGGTMAELARELGVPKTPLGVDVVLDGRVVAAAASERDLLEQVAQGPSQAVVSIIGGQGFLLGRGNQQLSARVIDALGDEPVMVVAPEQKLIDLGGRPLLVDTGDPVVDTRLAGFARVVTGPGTTSIYPVHAPENEGALHAT